The Plasmodium cynomolgi strain B DNA, scaffold: 0499, whole genome shotgun sequence genome segment AATGAAGACATTTCCTGTGAAAACattgtatatatgaatatatgtcatttttatacattacTAATTACATAAGTAGTTCGACTTcaaatagaagaaaaattctatTATGAGAACGATATCTTTGGTACTAATCTATTAACCATTTCATGTTTCTTATCAGAAGGAAGCTGCAAATGCTGTAGCGCTACATAAAATTCATGAAGTATATTTCTTTTCAGAACTAGCATAGCCCTTTGATTTTAATAAACATTGTAATGGAACCGATAATAATCTAAATTCCAAACGTAGAAAAGTCAAAGATCTTTGCATTCAACTAGTATGTCATTTTGATAAGTTAAGTCAACCGGGTGATTCCGAACGTAATAATTACTACAATTAAATAagttattggttatatgcACAAATAAGTGAAATTCATACTAACAAATATTCAGAGATTGCTGATGGCATATGATGATTTCTGTTCCAATTATTTAGATGAGATATATtagttttgcttttcaaattttgtatttccttATTTAATCTTTCCTTCATGTTTTgactcttcattttttgagcATTTAAGCATGAACACAATGTAGTAAACAAatagaaagggaaaaaattatatattaataatacagtaattctaatataataatttctattttcaggtgtataattaatattttatcatcacaattataatttcaataagtaaaatttctaactttatacaaaataaataaaaggaaacacatgaaaataacaaaaatagaCGGAATAGTAATAAGAACAATGAGGCTACCCCTTTTGTGGATTGTAAGTATAagtctacatttttacatttagttccattttgcatatgttcattatatgtatttataaaatctTCTAATGCGTCATAGTAATCCCGGTGAGTGCcatcttcatatttctttatgtacatttaataagaatttgaacattttcGAGCACATTtacatctatttttttttttttgtttcacttGATGCTTTATATGCATCAAAATCCTTGTATTGTGTAATTATTCATCAagctttatatatgtttcatatttaacgTCCTCTTTATGATCGTTACATATTGCCAAATCGAAatatttctcatcatacaagGTTTAAATTTTACTCTACAGTGATAGGGTAGTGCAACTACaaagtaaattataaatttcttGATATTATAACAagtagtttaattatttacaaaatttggatatatcaagagatttagaattttcttttgcataATTAAAATAGTTCTTAAGTTTTAAACACACCTTACTAAAACCTTATTGCCGTCCCTACTCTATATCAGAAGAGAATTTAAACCAAATGTAATCTTcgcatattttattaatggaATTTGCATCTgtagtattgttataatatatgtcattataattaGAATTTGAacatacaaaattataccatggaaagaaaaagtactagaaaaaaaagccataaaaatatttagtataatgaacacctttttttatacattcttaataatataaaacattttaatatttgttATCCT includes the following:
- a CDS encoding CYIR protein (putative;~vir-type antigen), which gives rise to KEAANAVALHKIHEPFDFNKHCNGTDNNLNSKRRKVKDLCIQLVCHFDKLSQPGDSERNNYYN